A section of the Flaviflexus equikiangi genome encodes:
- a CDS encoding TerC family protein — MSVWAAVLVFIVVMLAIDLFSHRHAHVIGVREAAVWSGIWVAFGVAFGVIVWMAWGAEFGQQYFAGYLIEKSLAVDNVFVWAIIFSYFAVPREFQHRVLFLGVLGALVFRVIFIAAGSVLIQNFSWILYVFAAFLLYTGYRMIRQRNEHLDPEKSAVLRVFNRFVPMTKAYHGQKLLVRRGGVLLATPLLAVLVLVEVTDIVFAVDSIPAIFAVTDEVFLVFTANAFAILGLRAMYFLLADLIHRFIYLKIGLALVLIWVGIKMLLKIDIFYIPTTLSLAVVATIITISIVASLRATRGQGRKALPSPTDPPFRVATEEENAILEPVWRGR, encoded by the coding sequence GTGTCGGTTTGGGCCGCAGTGCTCGTCTTCATTGTCGTCATGCTCGCGATTGATCTATTTTCCCACCGCCACGCCCATGTGATCGGTGTGCGGGAGGCAGCCGTATGGTCCGGCATCTGGGTTGCCTTCGGGGTCGCCTTCGGAGTCATCGTCTGGATGGCGTGGGGTGCAGAATTCGGCCAACAGTATTTCGCCGGCTACCTCATTGAGAAGTCGCTCGCGGTCGACAACGTCTTCGTCTGGGCAATCATCTTCAGCTACTTTGCCGTCCCTCGAGAGTTCCAGCACCGAGTGCTCTTCCTCGGGGTTTTGGGCGCCCTCGTCTTCCGTGTCATCTTCATCGCTGCCGGATCCGTGTTGATCCAGAACTTCTCCTGGATCCTCTATGTCTTTGCCGCATTCTTGCTCTACACCGGCTACCGGATGATTCGCCAGCGCAACGAACACCTGGATCCCGAGAAGTCTGCCGTTCTGCGAGTATTCAACCGCTTCGTTCCAATGACTAAGGCTTACCACGGTCAGAAGCTCCTGGTACGCCGCGGAGGCGTGCTCCTTGCTACCCCACTCCTCGCTGTCCTTGTACTGGTCGAGGTCACGGATATCGTCTTCGCGGTTGACTCAATCCCGGCAATCTTTGCGGTGACTGACGAAGTGTTCCTTGTCTTCACTGCTAACGCCTTCGCGATCCTCGGCCTGCGGGCGATGTACTTCCTGCTGGCCGATCTGATCCACCGCTTCATCTACCTCAAGATCGGCCTCGCCTTGGTACTGATCTGGGTTGGTATCAAGATGCTGCTCAAGATCGACATCTTCTATATTCCCACAACCCTCTCCCTCGCGGTTGTCGCAACGATCATCACCATCTCGATCGTTGCTAGCCTCCGTGCAACGCGCGGACAAGGGCGAAAAGCACTACCTAGTCCGACAGATCCTCCGTTCCGGGTCGCAACCGAAGAAGAGAACGCCATCCTAGAGCCTGTGTGGCGGGGCCGCTGA
- a CDS encoding GmrSD restriction endonuclease domain-containing protein, whose amino-acid sequence MKGNVKDIYTVFDGTDKELIIPVYQRNYDWGEKQCERLFDDLVDVVKKDRPKHFFGAVVGKPETGFSWVVIDGQQRLTTTSLLMLALSNSLSRGIVEADDPELSAKIRRNYLEGSGSFISKESKIKLKPVKHDLEAYRALLADEEPVEKSSVTINYRYFMQRIAERELTGDELWDAIRRLEAMILDLEAHDDPQRIFESLNSTGKELKESDKIRNLVLMGMPSKEQDHLYEHFWNRMEHNVHFDTDSFVRLFLVSKTRKTPRLDTVYEAFKEYLELSDMPVSDLLDSMRSFSEYFRDLNSATTGIARADARLRRYNLLRHEVTMPALMPLLGDFRAGQISADDFADTIELVDAYLFRRLVVGVPSNALNKIFATLYSDARRLRTEGAKIADVIAYLLLRRADTSGRFPTDEEFREAFSTRSFFSFTANNRRYLFECLENTWSKDNRAIATALERGDLSIEHIMPQTLTKDWREELRPDPERVHQTWLHRIGNLTVTGYNSEYSNASFTAKKTVEAGFDSSPYRLNEYIKQTSTWTEADIRHRNEALTSVALSYWPMIDTEFEPVREPLPTLPMGDDISFTNRVIVSFEYDGTTTTVKSFKDLTRLVIRQLMAGNRESIYEYAAGGGLGFTLGKTGSNRYQEELAPELWVAVSNSTNEKMSILRALFNHLNFDTDDLVFTLRPYQDDELEPAAENPYGELLKFLPLIESLEGTQATESDIADLRTEFGRVFTDFELEGWREIKGRRGYEQLADAGSVESFSVEEALASIMMTKEIEDLTPGIFHQTIVEGSLARWLKRIEDLTASKRATGGRNIASMWEQLQQIVEEIPRGKWVSYGDLAKAVKSAPQPVGNYIASNRMKNAHRVLRTDGTISDGFSWLDENETRSPRDLLSQEGIVFDEAGRASAAQRWSIPEK is encoded by the coding sequence ATGAAGGGGAACGTCAAAGACATCTACACCGTTTTCGACGGCACTGACAAGGAGCTAATCATCCCGGTGTATCAGCGCAACTACGACTGGGGTGAAAAGCAGTGCGAACGTCTTTTCGACGATCTTGTCGATGTTGTTAAGAAGGATCGACCAAAGCACTTTTTCGGAGCAGTGGTTGGAAAACCTGAGACGGGATTTTCGTGGGTGGTCATCGATGGTCAACAGCGTTTGACGACCACCAGCTTGCTCATGTTAGCGCTGTCGAACTCGCTATCGCGCGGCATAGTCGAAGCGGATGACCCAGAACTCTCCGCCAAGATCCGACGAAACTATCTTGAAGGTTCCGGCTCGTTCATATCGAAGGAGTCGAAGATCAAGCTCAAGCCGGTTAAGCACGATTTAGAGGCATATCGAGCGCTTCTGGCGGACGAGGAGCCGGTCGAGAAATCGTCGGTGACGATAAATTATCGCTACTTCATGCAGAGAATCGCCGAGAGAGAGCTGACCGGGGATGAACTGTGGGATGCAATTCGGCGACTGGAGGCGATGATTCTTGATTTGGAAGCGCACGATGACCCGCAACGTATTTTCGAGTCACTGAACTCGACAGGTAAGGAGCTCAAAGAGTCTGACAAGATCCGAAACCTGGTCCTTATGGGGATGCCTTCCAAAGAACAAGATCACCTCTACGAACATTTCTGGAACCGTATGGAGCACAATGTCCATTTCGACACGGACTCTTTTGTCCGCTTGTTCCTTGTTTCAAAGACGCGCAAGACTCCGCGTCTCGACACAGTCTACGAGGCCTTCAAGGAATACCTCGAGCTTTCAGATATGCCCGTCAGCGATCTACTGGACTCAATGCGGAGCTTCTCCGAGTACTTCCGGGACCTGAATTCTGCCACGACTGGCATTGCGCGCGCCGATGCTCGCTTGCGTCGATACAACCTTTTGCGGCACGAAGTCACCATGCCAGCCCTCATGCCGCTTCTTGGAGATTTCAGGGCGGGGCAGATCAGTGCGGATGACTTCGCTGACACAATAGAACTTGTTGACGCGTATCTCTTCCGCCGTTTAGTGGTAGGAGTTCCGTCGAATGCGCTGAACAAGATCTTCGCGACGCTCTACAGTGATGCTCGGCGCTTGCGAACAGAGGGTGCGAAGATTGCTGACGTTATCGCCTACCTGCTACTCCGGCGTGCAGACACGTCAGGCAGATTCCCAACTGATGAAGAGTTTCGGGAAGCATTCTCCACGCGAAGCTTCTTTAGCTTCACGGCGAACAATCGACGGTACCTCTTCGAATGTTTGGAAAACACTTGGTCGAAGGATAACCGGGCCATTGCCACCGCCCTCGAACGAGGAGATCTGAGTATCGAGCATATTATGCCGCAAACTTTGACGAAGGACTGGCGTGAAGAGCTTCGGCCAGATCCAGAAAGAGTCCACCAGACCTGGCTGCATCGCATCGGAAACCTCACGGTCACGGGTTACAATTCCGAGTATTCCAACGCATCTTTCACGGCGAAGAAGACCGTCGAAGCTGGATTTGACAGCTCCCCATATCGGCTCAATGAATACATCAAGCAGACGTCCACCTGGACGGAAGCCGATATTCGCCATCGCAACGAGGCCCTAACGAGTGTTGCGCTCAGCTATTGGCCAATGATCGACACGGAATTTGAGCCTGTTCGAGAGCCTTTGCCGACGTTGCCAATGGGCGATGACATTTCATTCACAAACCGCGTAATCGTCTCATTTGAGTATGACGGTACGACCACCACCGTCAAGAGTTTCAAGGACTTAACCCGACTGGTGATCCGCCAGCTAATGGCGGGAAATCGGGAGTCGATTTACGAGTATGCGGCGGGCGGTGGCCTCGGTTTCACGCTTGGCAAAACAGGCAGTAATCGATACCAGGAAGAACTGGCACCTGAGTTGTGGGTGGCGGTTAGCAATTCGACCAATGAGAAAATGAGTATCCTCCGCGCATTGTTCAATCATCTGAACTTCGATACCGACGACTTGGTCTTTACCTTGCGCCCGTACCAGGATGATGAACTTGAACCTGCCGCCGAGAACCCCTATGGGGAACTGTTGAAGTTCCTTCCCCTCATCGAGTCACTGGAGGGCACCCAAGCCACTGAGAGTGACATCGCCGATCTACGGACAGAGTTCGGAAGGGTGTTCACTGACTTCGAACTCGAGGGCTGGAGAGAAATCAAGGGCAGACGCGGCTATGAGCAACTTGCGGACGCAGGAAGCGTTGAGAGTTTCTCCGTGGAAGAAGCTCTCGCATCAATCATGATGACTAAAGAGATCGAGGACTTAACTCCCGGAATTTTCCATCAAACTATTGTTGAGGGCTCATTGGCGCGCTGGTTGAAGCGGATCGAAGATCTCACGGCTTCAAAAAGAGCGACTGGAGGCCGGAATATTGCCTCAATGTGGGAACAACTCCAACAAATCGTCGAAGAAATTCCCCGAGGTAAATGGGTTAGCTACGGCGATCTGGCGAAGGCGGTGAAATCAGCGCCGCAACCCGTTGGAAACTACATCGCTTCGAACCGCATGAAGAACGCACATCGAGTCTTGCGAACGGATGGAACGATTAGTGATGGATTCTCCTGGTTGGATGAGAACGAAACGCGTTCACCGCGCGATCTCCTGTCACAGGAAGGCATTGTGTTTGACGAGGCCGGTCGAGCGTCTGCTGCTCAGCGATGGTCGATTCCTGAGAAATAA
- a CDS encoding LPXTG cell wall anchor domain-containing protein gives MPSGDKTTTIHEGPANFGDPLVFTGLDGSNGITIQIDGSLRPTAYACTQVRGGYVEGTPQTCDTVAVTGGIPGRTEAYFYPRVLRLFNEDGSYTGKEIAAQELPEGENGATYALPIKGTFDELTPGSTYIVKYGLLYNGNFQQEGEQATKTFTLAEECPVEPTDPAEPTEPAEPTEPTKPAEPTEPAEPTDPSEPSNSTESAKPTVEADREDSNSALPNAGASVSTSGVVGAIAIIAGIALVAIQRRREG, from the coding sequence ATGCCATCAGGTGACAAGACCACAACCATTCACGAAGGCCCCGCCAACTTCGGCGATCCACTCGTCTTCACGGGCCTCGATGGCTCAAACGGCATCACCATTCAGATCGATGGGTCTCTCAGGCCAACCGCTTACGCGTGCACTCAGGTCCGGGGCGGCTACGTTGAGGGAACCCCACAAACCTGCGACACCGTTGCGGTAACAGGCGGGATTCCCGGCCGCACTGAAGCCTACTTCTACCCGCGCGTGCTCCGCCTCTTCAACGAAGACGGCTCTTACACCGGCAAGGAAATCGCGGCTCAGGAACTGCCTGAGGGCGAGAACGGCGCCACGTACGCACTGCCCATCAAGGGAACCTTCGATGAACTCACCCCTGGCAGCACCTACATCGTGAAGTACGGCCTCCTCTACAACGGAAACTTCCAGCAGGAAGGCGAGCAGGCCACCAAGACCTTCACGCTGGCTGAGGAATGCCCGGTCGAACCGACTGATCCAGCAGAACCGACAGAACCCGCTGAACCGACAGAGCCGACAAAGCCGGCCGAGCCCACGGAACCAGCTGAACCGACAGATCCGTCGGAGCCGTCAAACTCGACCGAGTCGGCCAAGCCAACGGTCGAGGCTGATCGCGAAGATTCAAATAGCGCACTGCCGAATGCTGGTGCTTCCGTGTCGACCTCGGGCGTTGTCGGCGCGATCGCGATCATCGCCGGCATCGCACTAGTAGCCATCCAACGTCGCCGCGAAGGATAA
- a CDS encoding GTP pyrophosphokinase — MKSSSVARVVEPNPDPAQIAFARKMRDDFTRLIMEHQFAVDEILTKVSILRTEFLHLHRYNPIEHVSSRVKSPESILDKVSRRGLEPSLSAIKENITDIAGIRITCSFISDTYRVLEALTSQSDVRVIAMKDYIADPKPNGYRSLHAIVEIPVFLSTGPVPVTVEIQIRTIAMDFWASLEHKIFYKYDGDVPSHLATDLKNAATIAGSLDRQMEELHTEVHGATSLDDAKGVHDNIDDDLLHRFWILSKNYQED; from the coding sequence GTGAAATCAAGCAGCGTTGCGAGAGTAGTCGAACCCAATCCGGATCCCGCACAGATCGCCTTCGCACGCAAAATGCGAGACGACTTCACGCGGCTCATCATGGAGCACCAGTTCGCCGTCGATGAGATCCTCACCAAGGTATCGATCCTTCGAACAGAGTTCCTCCACCTGCACAGATACAACCCGATCGAGCACGTCTCCTCCCGGGTGAAGTCGCCCGAGAGCATTCTCGACAAGGTCTCCCGGCGCGGACTCGAGCCGTCGCTCAGCGCGATCAAGGAGAACATCACCGACATCGCCGGCATCCGCATCACCTGCAGCTTCATCTCCGACACGTACCGCGTCCTCGAGGCACTCACCTCTCAGTCAGACGTGCGCGTGATCGCCATGAAGGACTACATCGCCGATCCGAAACCCAACGGTTATCGAAGCCTCCACGCCATTGTCGAAATACCCGTCTTCCTTTCGACCGGGCCGGTACCTGTCACGGTCGAAATCCAGATCAGAACGATCGCGATGGACTTCTGGGCAAGCCTCGAACACAAGATCTTCTACAAATACGACGGGGATGTCCCTTCTCATCTCGCCACGGACCTCAAAAACGCCGCGACCATCGCTGGCAGCCTCGATCGTCAGATGGAGGAGCTCCACACCGAGGTTCACGGCGCCACAAGCCTCGATGACGCCAAAGGCGTGCACGACAATATCGATGATGACTTGCTGCACCGATTCTGGATTCTGTCGAAGAACTACCAAGAAGACTGA
- a CDS encoding four-carbon acid sugar kinase family protein: MPRPQRSEHKEVWVAMVQKNLDELLAGVAPAVSIRAADVVERRKEEGDSVVYVVLDDDPTGTQSVADLPVLTTWSRDDFAWAFSTGRPAVYVMINSRSLAPADAERVNREAVTAALAAAGEAGIDIAFVSRSDSTLRGHFPLEPATIRAEIEASSGASINGIVVVPAFGDAGRITIHGTHYAGSAAAGFTPVGETEFAKDATFGYSSSYLPEWVAEKTGGDIPADDVLVLDINTLRTDSAATLDLLLSAQDARVIVVDIVTEEDLLLLSMALIAAEKQGSRFIYRVGPPFVRARIGQDVHAPLTEAEIAAARGDRDLAVGGLIVVGSHVGLTTRQLNTLRERRAPAEFEIDVRQVIDSGGVEDYIEKLAADVAGALDDGNVVLRTSRTLVTGADADSSLDISRRVSASVVDTVKRVLAAKPPRFVVAKGGITSSDVASKGLEIRRAVVVGPMLPGIVSLWTGQDGPAAGIPYIVFAGNVGDDSSLADVVDKLSAQN; the protein is encoded by the coding sequence ATGCCAAGACCTCAGAGGTCAGAGCACAAGGAAGTGTGGGTAGCAATGGTTCAGAAGAATCTTGATGAGTTGTTGGCGGGCGTTGCGCCCGCCGTGAGCATTCGCGCGGCAGACGTCGTCGAACGCCGAAAAGAAGAAGGCGACAGCGTTGTCTACGTTGTCCTCGATGACGACCCGACGGGGACGCAATCGGTTGCGGACCTGCCAGTCCTGACAACCTGGTCGAGGGACGACTTCGCGTGGGCGTTCTCCACGGGACGCCCCGCCGTCTATGTCATGATCAATTCCCGATCCCTCGCGCCTGCCGATGCGGAGCGAGTCAACAGGGAAGCGGTGACCGCCGCCCTCGCGGCCGCCGGTGAGGCCGGCATCGACATCGCATTCGTCTCACGATCGGATTCAACCCTGCGGGGCCACTTCCCGCTCGAACCGGCCACGATTCGCGCCGAGATCGAGGCCTCGAGCGGAGCCTCGATCAACGGCATCGTCGTCGTTCCCGCCTTCGGTGATGCTGGCCGCATCACCATCCACGGAACGCACTATGCCGGGTCGGCCGCGGCCGGCTTCACCCCCGTGGGGGAGACGGAGTTCGCGAAAGACGCAACCTTTGGCTACTCTTCTTCCTACCTTCCCGAGTGGGTGGCAGAGAAGACCGGCGGTGATATCCCGGCCGACGACGTGCTCGTCCTCGACATCAACACTCTCCGCACAGACAGCGCGGCAACACTCGATCTGCTCCTATCGGCCCAGGACGCAAGGGTCATCGTCGTCGACATCGTGACGGAGGAAGACCTTCTCCTCCTCTCGATGGCACTGATCGCGGCCGAGAAACAAGGCTCCCGGTTTATCTACCGGGTGGGCCCGCCCTTCGTTCGAGCGCGGATCGGACAGGATGTCCACGCTCCTCTCACAGAGGCTGAGATCGCCGCCGCACGAGGAGATCGCGATCTCGCGGTTGGCGGCCTCATCGTTGTCGGCTCCCACGTTGGCCTGACAACACGGCAGCTCAACACTCTGCGCGAAAGGCGGGCCCCCGCCGAGTTCGAGATCGATGTCCGCCAGGTCATCGATTCGGGCGGGGTGGAGGACTACATCGAGAAACTCGCAGCCGATGTCGCGGGCGCTCTCGATGACGGCAACGTTGTGCTGCGAACTTCGAGAACCCTCGTGACGGGAGCCGACGCAGACTCCTCCCTCGACATCTCCCGCCGCGTCTCGGCAAGCGTCGTCGATACCGTCAAGCGCGTCCTTGCCGCGAAGCCGCCCCGCTTCGTCGTGGCCAAGGGAGGCATCACCTCCTCCGACGTCGCCTCGAAGGGGCTTGAGATCCGCCGAGCTGTCGTTGTCGGCCCCATGCTCCCCGGCATCGTCTCCCTCTGGACGGGACAGGACGGACCCGCCGCCGGAATCCCCTACATCGTCTTCGCCGGAAACGTGGGCGATGACTCCTCGCTTGCCGACGTCGTCGACAAACTATCTGCTCAAAACTAA
- a CDS encoding NAD(P)-dependent oxidoreductase: MSTTIAVLGLGAMGLEMASWLAQTFTVIGYDISDDRMALAGSRGVTCVQSSREAVTDADMVLVAVRNRAQLDELLFGTEGIASHMKAGSAIILTSTIGITAVEDVAAQLSELTIGLVDAPVSGGPVRAGKGDLLVTVGAYEAVYEQAKPVLDEMASTLVWVGKAPGKGQCMKTVNQLLCGVHIAAAAEALALAGKLGLDQSVALDALMSGAAASFMLGDRGPRAIETYQGENAEVKSRLDIFVKDMGIVTDAAKSVGMAVPVAAAAEQEYLLGYANGQAAMDDSSVIRVVAPEQPVQP, translated from the coding sequence ATGTCGACCACAATTGCCGTCCTCGGCCTCGGCGCGATGGGCCTGGAAATGGCGAGCTGGCTCGCCCAAACGTTCACTGTTATCGGTTACGACATCTCGGATGATCGGATGGCGCTCGCGGGGAGCAGAGGCGTGACCTGCGTTCAGTCCTCCCGCGAGGCCGTGACCGACGCGGACATGGTTCTTGTCGCCGTCCGCAACCGAGCACAGCTCGATGAGCTCCTGTTCGGCACGGAAGGCATCGCCTCCCACATGAAGGCGGGCTCCGCGATCATCTTGACCTCGACGATCGGCATCACCGCCGTCGAGGATGTGGCTGCGCAGCTGTCGGAGCTCACGATCGGCCTTGTCGATGCTCCCGTCTCGGGAGGTCCCGTGCGTGCGGGCAAGGGAGACCTGCTCGTGACGGTTGGCGCCTACGAGGCTGTCTACGAGCAGGCGAAGCCTGTTCTCGACGAGATGGCGTCGACTCTCGTGTGGGTGGGGAAGGCTCCCGGCAAGGGGCAGTGCATGAAGACCGTCAACCAGCTCCTGTGCGGCGTCCACATCGCTGCGGCCGCTGAGGCTCTTGCGCTTGCCGGCAAGCTCGGACTCGACCAGTCCGTCGCCCTTGACGCCCTCATGTCCGGCGCGGCCGCGTCCTTCATGCTCGGAGATCGTGGCCCGCGTGCGATCGAGACCTACCAGGGCGAGAACGCTGAGGTGAAGTCCCGCCTCGACATCTTCGTCAAGGACATGGGAATCGTGACCGATGCGGCGAAATCGGTGGGGATGGCCGTGCCGGTCGCCGCTGCCGCAGAACAGGAGTACCTGCTCGGCTACGCCAACGGCCAGGCCGCCATGGATGACTCCTCTGTCATCCGTGTCGTCGCCCCCGAACAGCCGGTGCAGCCATGA
- a CDS encoding GntP family transporter produces the protein MSAGALLGIAIGAIIVLLLLVIRIKMSAFVAILLVAFGTALATGIPAEEIVPTLQTGMGNTLSSVMIVVGLGSMLGRLIEASGGADALATRFTAVLGEKRVIAAVTAAAFVLGIPVFFDVAFIILAPIVFGFARIARINPLKIGLPVAGVLLTVHVALPPHPGPVAAAGITNADVGMMLMVGLPLCAVTGVIGYFAAKRVNVEAISLLESPATAAPRVETDTSASATTTRRAAIGAGTVLILILLPILQIMAGTVGNTILEEGSTGQRWLGMAGASAIALLTGVIVAYLVIGHKMGWSLEKRGSILDSALPDVAVIVFVTGAGGVFANVLVQSGIGAALSQTLADLDMPIILAGFLISLALRASQGSATVAILTAAGLMAEPIAQAGYSSLETVLVTLAIAFGGLGLSHINDSGFWIVTKYLGLTVKDGLRTWTVLSTVFGLTGFLLTWGVFTLV, from the coding sequence ATGAGTGCTGGTGCACTGCTCGGCATCGCCATCGGTGCCATTATCGTCCTCCTGCTGCTTGTCATCAGGATCAAGATGTCGGCCTTCGTCGCGATTCTCCTCGTGGCGTTCGGGACGGCTCTTGCCACGGGAATCCCTGCTGAAGAGATCGTCCCCACCCTCCAGACCGGCATGGGGAATACTCTCTCCTCTGTCATGATCGTCGTCGGCTTGGGCTCCATGCTCGGCAGGCTCATCGAAGCATCCGGAGGTGCGGATGCTCTCGCGACCCGCTTCACCGCCGTGCTGGGGGAGAAGCGGGTGATCGCGGCGGTCACTGCGGCGGCCTTCGTGCTCGGCATCCCCGTCTTCTTCGATGTCGCCTTCATCATCCTTGCCCCGATCGTCTTCGGCTTCGCCAGGATCGCACGGATCAACCCGCTGAAGATCGGCCTGCCTGTCGCGGGCGTCCTGCTCACGGTCCACGTAGCCCTCCCGCCACATCCCGGCCCCGTGGCCGCCGCCGGCATCACCAATGCCGATGTCGGCATGATGCTGATGGTGGGCCTCCCGCTGTGCGCCGTCACTGGCGTGATCGGCTACTTCGCGGCGAAGCGTGTCAACGTCGAAGCGATCTCCCTTCTCGAGTCGCCCGCCACGGCCGCTCCACGAGTCGAGACCGACACGTCTGCCTCGGCGACAACGACGCGCCGGGCAGCCATCGGGGCTGGCACTGTCCTCATCCTCATCCTCCTGCCGATTCTCCAGATCATGGCAGGGACGGTCGGAAACACGATACTCGAGGAAGGATCGACCGGCCAGCGGTGGCTGGGGATGGCGGGAGCATCCGCGATCGCACTCCTCACGGGTGTCATCGTCGCCTACCTCGTGATCGGGCACAAGATGGGGTGGTCGCTCGAGAAGAGGGGCTCGATCCTCGACTCGGCTCTCCCCGATGTTGCCGTCATCGTGTTCGTGACAGGTGCGGGCGGCGTCTTCGCCAACGTTCTCGTCCAGTCGGGCATTGGGGCCGCCCTGTCACAGACGCTCGCCGATCTCGACATGCCGATCATTCTCGCGGGCTTCCTCATCTCCCTCGCCCTGCGCGCCTCCCAGGGATCGGCAACCGTTGCGATCCTGACAGCGGCGGGCCTCATGGCTGAACCAATCGCCCAGGCAGGCTACTCGAGCCTCGAGACCGTCCTCGTCACTCTTGCCATCGCCTTCGGCGGACTCGGTCTGTCCCATATCAACGACTCGGGGTTCTGGATCGTCACAAAGTATCTCGGTCTCACCGTCAAGGACGGTCTGCGAACCTGGACAGTGCTCTCCACCGTCTTCGGCCTCACAGGCTTCCTGCTCACATGGGGTGTGTTCACCCTCGTCTGA
- a CDS encoding DNA topoisomerase IB, giving the protein MALERVEPGRGGITRKRAGRGFSYVSANGRKITSRAILSRIDSLVIPPAWNDVWIASKPNAHIQATGVDEAGRRQYLYHPMWREMRDTEKFTRSLAFAQTLPTIRRTITRDLKRGDGRTRALAAALRLIDRAGLRVGGQEYAEENGSFGASTLQRRHVTIEGDIVRLRFKGKSANDWDVVLDDELLLEFFTDIPKSPRSAPAICYSIRTGRRKEWHGVSASDINAYLGEITGHGFTAKDFRTWQGTVVAARALWTASKSGLTSPEAERAAIKEAAAALHNTPAIARDSYINPRIFELFQMGEVANFTRQSDRAVIALLANNPATAG; this is encoded by the coding sequence ATGGCGTTGGAGCGTGTTGAACCGGGACGGGGCGGTATCACCCGGAAGAGAGCAGGCCGAGGTTTCAGCTATGTCTCCGCAAACGGCCGGAAGATCACGTCGCGGGCGATCCTCTCCCGGATCGATAGCCTTGTCATCCCGCCCGCCTGGAATGATGTGTGGATCGCGTCGAAACCCAATGCCCACATTCAGGCCACCGGGGTGGATGAGGCTGGCCGGCGCCAGTATCTTTATCATCCGATGTGGCGGGAGATGAGGGACACGGAGAAGTTCACCCGGTCACTGGCCTTCGCCCAGACCCTCCCCACCATCCGCCGCACGATCACGAGGGATCTCAAGCGCGGCGATGGGCGAACGAGGGCCCTTGCCGCCGCCCTCAGGCTGATCGACCGTGCGGGCCTGCGGGTGGGCGGGCAGGAGTATGCGGAGGAGAACGGCTCCTTCGGGGCCTCCACGCTCCAACGCCGCCACGTCACGATCGAGGGCGACATTGTTCGGCTGCGGTTCAAGGGGAAGTCCGCAAACGACTGGGATGTTGTCCTCGACGACGAGCTTCTCCTCGAATTCTTCACAGACATTCCGAAGAGCCCTCGCAGCGCGCCCGCGATCTGCTATTCGATCAGAACAGGGCGGCGCAAGGAATGGCACGGGGTCTCTGCCTCCGATATCAACGCCTACCTGGGAGAAATCACGGGGCATGGTTTCACGGCGAAAGACTTCCGCACCTGGCAGGGAACCGTCGTGGCGGCACGTGCCCTCTGGACTGCCTCGAAGAGCGGATTGACCTCTCCGGAAGCGGAACGCGCAGCCATCAAGGAAGCGGCCGCTGCGCTGCACAATACCCCCGCGATCGCACGCGACTCCTACATCAACCCTCGAATATTCGAACTGTTCCAGATGGGGGAGGTTGCGAACTTCACGCGTCAGTCCGACAGGGCTGTCATCGCTCTGCTGGCCAACAATCCTGCAACGGCAGGCTAG
- a CDS encoding FABP family protein has translation MDLHAQLEPLRPLIGTWRGAAFGRYPTITSFEYTEELTFTNVGKPFLAYEQRTWSLSGQAMHMETGYLRLPAPRIIEFTLAQPTGQTELAEGTMVMEGGELILAVRGKVMNTATAKIVEATEREYRLSGDRLTTSFAMAAVGQSMTNHLSSHLIRVSD, from the coding sequence ATGGACCTGCATGCACAACTGGAACCGCTGCGCCCCCTGATCGGCACGTGGCGGGGTGCGGCCTTCGGGCGGTACCCGACGATCACCTCCTTCGAATATACGGAGGAGCTCACGTTCACGAACGTGGGTAAGCCGTTCCTCGCGTACGAGCAGCGCACATGGTCCCTCTCAGGGCAGGCCATGCACATGGAGACGGGCTACCTGCGGCTGCCAGCCCCCAGGATCATCGAGTTCACCCTTGCCCAGCCCACGGGCCAGACCGAGCTCGCCGAGGGCACGATGGTCATGGAGGGCGGGGAGCTCATTCTCGCGGTACGCGGCAAGGTCATGAACACGGCAACCGCGAAGATCGTTGAGGCGACCGAGCGGGAGTACCGCCTCTCGGGGGATCGCCTCACGACGAGCTTTGCGATGGCGGCGGTGGGGCAATCGATGACGAACCATCTCTCGTCTCACCTGATTCGCGTCTCGGACTAG